Proteins from a single region of Candidatus Bathyarchaeia archaeon:
- a CDS encoding dihydrofolate reductase family protein produces MSRLAATLFMSLDGVVESPEKWSFAYWNEEVGKFKHEETFASDALLLGRVTYEGFAAAWPSRKDPEGFADRFNSMPKHVASRTLKKLEWNNSHLIKGDLAAEVSRLKQRPGQDIVIHGSPGLIRSLMPHDIIDEYRLLVYPLILGNGKRLFDVTSQEHLKLVESKTFDTGVVKLVYRSTGR; encoded by the coding sequence TGGCTGCAACCCTGTTCATGTCTTTAGACGGCGTAGTCGAGTCGCCGGAGAAGTGGTCTTTTGCATACTGGAACGAGGAGGTCGGCAAGTTCAAGCATGAGGAGACATTCGCCTCCGACGCACTCCTCCTTGGAAGGGTGACCTACGAGGGCTTCGCTGCTGCCTGGCCCAGCCGGAAGGACCCCGAAGGGTTTGCGGATCGGTTCAACAGCATGCCCAAGCATGTCGCCTCCAGGACCTTGAAGAAGCTCGAATGGAACAACTCCCACCTGATTAAAGGTGACCTTGCGGCCGAGGTCTCGAGACTGAAACAACGGCCTGGCCAAGACATCGTTATCCACGGCTCACCCGGCCTCATTCGCTCCCTGATGCCGCACGACATCATCGACGAGTACCGCCTCCTAGTCTACCCGCTCATCCTGGGAAACGGAAAGAGGCTCTTCGATGTGACGAGCCAGGAGCACCTTAAGCTTGTCGAATCCAAGACGTTTGATACTGGAGTCGTCAAGCTAGTCTACCGTTCGACAGGTAGGTGA